Proteins encoded in a region of the Photobacterium angustum genome:
- the ribF gene encoding bifunctional riboflavin kinase/FAD synthetase codes for MELIRGIHNIQPQHHGCVLTIGNFDGVHLGHQALLRQVVAKAHAMQLSATVMTFEPQPLELFAGDKAPARLTRFRDKYLQLKKVGIDRLLCVNFNHHFATMSAEDFVECLLVKQLGVKFLVIGDDFRFGQGRSGSFDMLVAAGLKHGFEVVSTQSFCVSEQRVSSTAIRQALANNELEQAEMMLGRPYSIRGRVSHGRKLGRTINFPTANIPLKRRVAPVAGVYAVEVYGADSRPVMGVANVGHRPTVKGVRQQLEVHLFDFNADLYGHQLEVVLRHKLRDEKKFESFDALKRQIERDAQTARVWLSERNNVQLRPSNGI; via the coding sequence ATGGAATTAATTCGAGGTATACATAATATTCAACCCCAGCATCATGGCTGTGTGTTGACTATCGGCAACTTTGATGGTGTTCATTTAGGGCATCAAGCATTGCTACGTCAAGTGGTAGCTAAAGCCCATGCGATGCAACTTTCCGCAACGGTAATGACATTTGAGCCTCAGCCGTTAGAATTGTTCGCAGGAGATAAAGCGCCAGCACGCTTAACCCGTTTTAGAGATAAATATTTACAGCTAAAAAAGGTCGGTATTGATCGTTTATTGTGCGTAAATTTTAATCATCATTTTGCTACCATGAGTGCTGAAGATTTCGTTGAGTGCTTGTTGGTTAAGCAATTGGGTGTTAAGTTTCTTGTTATTGGCGATGATTTTCGCTTTGGACAAGGTCGTAGTGGCAGTTTTGATATGTTAGTTGCCGCTGGTCTAAAACATGGCTTTGAGGTGGTAAGTACCCAAAGCTTTTGTGTTTCGGAGCAGCGTGTAAGCAGCACTGCCATTCGTCAAGCACTGGCAAATAACGAACTTGAACAAGCGGAGATGATGCTTGGTCGGCCTTACAGTATTCGCGGACGTGTCTCACACGGACGCAAGCTCGGTCGAACTATTAATTTCCCTACCGCCAATATACCTTTAAAGCGACGTGTAGCGCCGGTAGCTGGTGTTTATGCTGTTGAAGTGTATGGTGCAGATAGTCGCCCTGTGATGGGGGTGGCTAATGTTGGTCATCGACCAACCGTAAAAGGTGTACGCCAACAACTTGAAGTACACTTATTTGATTTTAATGCTGATCTCTACGGACATCAGCTAGAAGTCGTGTTACGCCATAAATTGCGTGACGAAAAGAAATTTGAATCCTTCGATGCGCTTAAACGCCAAATCGAGCGAGATGCTCAAACAGCACGGGTGTGGCTGTCTGAGCGTAATAATGTCCAACTTCGCCCAAGTAACGGAATCTAG
- a CDS encoding DUF502 domain-containing protein → MKKTLLRGLLNVLPLVLSIWLFWSLFESLDKVGNFLFGLFHITELFKGAGFLLILTLLFIAGLLFSVSPIAWLYDFIIRQLMRFPFFKTVYSSINDIASLMSSDNKNKGQQTVLVHQANDSYVIGFIMSDDMPEPLANALPEGDWVPVLFPLSYQIAGVTTLVKREDLTLVDWSFEEAMRYNLTAGISTPKGKNDKNTKEETDTLSDN, encoded by the coding sequence ATGAAAAAAACGCTGTTACGAGGTTTGCTCAACGTCCTGCCTTTAGTCTTGAGCATATGGCTATTTTGGTCATTATTTGAGTCATTAGACAAAGTCGGTAACTTTTTATTTGGTTTATTCCATATAACTGAGTTATTCAAAGGCGCTGGGTTTTTATTGATCCTGACTTTATTGTTTATTGCTGGCCTTCTTTTCTCTGTTAGCCCTATTGCTTGGCTGTATGATTTCATTATTCGACAATTGATGCGTTTTCCGTTCTTTAAAACGGTATACAGCAGCATCAATGACATTGCCTCACTTATGAGCAGTGATAATAAAAATAAAGGACAGCAAACGGTTTTAGTGCATCAAGCCAATGATAGTTATGTAATCGGCTTTATTATGTCTGATGACATGCCTGAACCGCTCGCTAATGCGCTTCCTGAGGGGGATTGGGTTCCCGTATTATTCCCACTTAGCTATCAAATTGCTGGAGTGACAACCTTGGTTAAGCGTGAAGACTTAACACTTGTTGATTGGTCATTCGAAGAGGCAATGCGCTACAATCTCACCGCAGGTATCTCTACTCCTAAGGGAAAGAACGATAAAAACACAAAAGAAGAAACAGACACGCTCTCTGATAACTGA
- the rpsT gene encoding 30S ribosomal protein S20 → MANIKSAKKRALTSEKRRQHNASRRSMMRTFFKKVIIAIEAGNKEAATQAFVEMQPVMDRMATKGLIHKNKAARHKARLAAKIKAL, encoded by the coding sequence TTGGCAAATATCAAATCTGCTAAGAAACGTGCACTAACTTCAGAAAAACGTCGCCAGCACAACGCTAGCCGTCGTTCTATGATGCGCACTTTCTTCAAGAAAGTAATTATCGCTATTGAAGCTGGTAATAAAGAAGCTGCAACACAAGCTTTCGTTGAAATGCAACCTGTTATGGATCGCATGGCTACTAAAGGCCTGATCCACAAAAACAAAGCTGCACGTCATAAAGCTCGTCTAGCTGCTAAAATCAAAGCTCTTTAA
- the murJ gene encoding murein biosynthesis integral membrane protein MurJ, with the protein MSKRLLRSGMIVSAMTLVSRVLGLVRDVVVANLMGAGAAADVFFFANKIPNFLRRLFAEGAFSQAFVPVLTEYHAAGDVDRTRELIAKAAGTLGGIVTIVTLFGVLGSGAVTALFGFGWFWDWLHGGADAEKFELASLLLKITFPYLWFITFVALSGAILNTLGKFAISSFTPVFLNISIIGCAWFVSPHLAQPEIGLAIGVFVGGLVQFGFQLPFLYREGYLVRPKWGWNDPGVTKIRKLMLPALFGVSVTQINLLLDTFIASFLMTGSISWLYYSDRLLEFPLGLFGIAIATVILPALSRKHVDKSPEQFAQTMDWGVRMVLLLGIPAMLGMITLAKPMLMVMFMRGEFSVYDVNQTAASLWVVSAGLLNYMLIKVFAPGYYARQDTKTPVKIGIIAMVSNMVFNGMFAPFYGYVGLSIASVLSALLNAALLYRGLHVGNIYRISRQTLFFVLRLAVAGVLMVASLLWLSPTMEQWLGFHLLERVGWLFGLIAIGSGVYLIIAMILGIRPRHLRTDS; encoded by the coding sequence GTGAGTAAGCGTCTTTTACGCTCTGGAATGATAGTTAGCGCCATGACTTTGGTCTCTCGCGTACTCGGTTTAGTCCGAGATGTGGTGGTTGCTAACCTTATGGGAGCAGGGGCTGCGGCCGATGTTTTTTTCTTTGCAAATAAAATTCCCAACTTTCTGCGTCGTCTTTTTGCCGAAGGGGCTTTTTCGCAAGCATTTGTACCTGTATTGACTGAATACCATGCAGCAGGTGATGTTGATCGAACACGAGAGTTGATTGCAAAAGCAGCAGGTACGCTAGGCGGCATTGTGACGATCGTGACATTGTTTGGGGTGTTAGGCTCTGGCGCTGTGACGGCTTTGTTCGGTTTTGGTTGGTTTTGGGATTGGCTACACGGTGGGGCTGATGCAGAAAAATTTGAACTTGCAAGCTTGTTACTAAAAATCACTTTCCCATATTTGTGGTTTATCACCTTTGTTGCTTTATCTGGCGCGATATTAAATACGTTAGGTAAATTTGCGATATCGTCGTTTACTCCGGTTTTTTTAAACATATCTATTATTGGTTGTGCGTGGTTTGTATCTCCACATCTTGCTCAACCTGAGATTGGTTTAGCTATCGGTGTTTTCGTTGGTGGCTTAGTGCAGTTTGGCTTTCAATTGCCATTTTTGTATCGTGAAGGATATTTAGTTCGCCCTAAATGGGGCTGGAATGATCCGGGTGTGACAAAAATTCGCAAACTGATGTTACCTGCGCTATTTGGTGTGTCTGTTACCCAAATTAACTTATTGCTTGATACCTTCATTGCCAGTTTCTTAATGACGGGTTCTATCAGTTGGCTGTATTACTCTGATCGTTTATTAGAGTTTCCTCTTGGTTTATTTGGTATTGCTATTGCAACGGTGATATTACCTGCGCTTTCACGTAAACACGTTGATAAATCGCCAGAACAATTCGCCCAAACGATGGACTGGGGAGTTAGAATGGTGCTACTGCTTGGCATTCCCGCCATGCTTGGCATGATCACATTGGCGAAACCTATGTTGATGGTAATGTTTATGCGCGGCGAATTTAGCGTTTACGATGTGAATCAAACTGCAGCATCATTATGGGTTGTATCAGCTGGTCTATTAAATTACATGCTGATTAAAGTCTTTGCGCCCGGCTACTACGCACGTCAAGATACTAAAACACCTGTAAAAATTGGTATTATTGCGATGGTGAGTAATATGGTGTTTAACGGTATGTTTGCACCATTTTACGGTTATGTGGGTTTATCTATTGCCAGTGTTTTATCGGCATTGTTAAACGCTGCGCTATTGTACCGAGGCTTGCATGTAGGCAATATTTATCGCATTAGCCGTCAAACATTATTTTTTGTTCTGCGACTTGCTGTGGCTGGCGTTTTAATGGTGGCAAGCTTGTTATGGTTAAGCCCAACAATGGAACAGTGGTTAGGTTTTCATTTGCTTGAACGTGTCGGCTGGTTGTTTGGTTTAATTGCAATAGGCAGTGGTGTTTATCTAATAATTGCGATGATTTTAGGCATTCGCCCACGACATCTGCGTACAGATAGCTGA